In one window of Micromonospora cathayae DNA:
- a CDS encoding MauE/DoxX family redox-associated membrane protein, which yields MNTNWLTWLTVASQGALCVTFAMAAGSKTAKVGAFADFRDSLPRMLPVPRRWVPAVASAVVLAEVTIAVAVVVPVLMVAAFLLAALMMAVFTGAIVTMIRRGSVEPCHCFGVSSRPPTRIDVVRNLALFGLAVLGLVGSVASPGPTGLPLAAVALCAVAGGVLALLVVNLAEIADLWKPTSSASS from the coding sequence ATGAATACGAACTGGTTGACCTGGTTGACCGTCGCCAGCCAGGGAGCGTTGTGCGTGACGTTCGCCATGGCCGCCGGGAGCAAGACCGCGAAGGTCGGCGCGTTCGCCGACTTCCGGGACTCCCTGCCCCGGATGCTTCCCGTGCCCCGCCGATGGGTGCCGGCCGTGGCGTCGGCGGTGGTGCTGGCCGAGGTCACGATCGCGGTGGCGGTCGTGGTGCCCGTACTGATGGTCGCCGCGTTCCTGCTGGCCGCCCTGATGATGGCGGTCTTCACGGGCGCGATCGTCACCATGATCCGTCGTGGCTCGGTCGAGCCGTGCCACTGCTTCGGGGTGTCCTCGCGGCCACCGACCCGGATCGACGTGGTGCGGAATCTCGCCCTGTTCGGCCTCGCCGTCCTCGGGCTGGTCGGGTCGGTGGCGTCGCCCGGCCCCACGGGTCTGCCGCTCGCCGCTGTCGCGCTCTGCGCCGTGGCCGGTGGCGTCCTGGCGCTGCTGGTCGTCAACCTCGCGGAGATCGCCGATCTGTGGAAGCCGACCTCGTCGGCCTCGTCCTGA